A single genomic interval of Helianthus annuus cultivar XRQ/B chromosome 6, HanXRQr2.0-SUNRISE, whole genome shotgun sequence harbors:
- the LOC110905942 gene encoding auxin-responsive protein SAUR21: protein MAIRMPRIIQARKILKRSLSNGSTTPASMDIPKGYFAIYVGEQEKKRFVVSVSLLSEPTFQELLHQAEEEFGYNHPMGGLTIPCSEDVFTDLASRLGAF, encoded by the coding sequence ATGGCCATACGTATGCCACGCATCATTCAAGCAAGAAAAATTCTCAAACGGTCCCTCTCTAATGGTAGCACCACTCCTGCATCTATGGACATCCCCAAAGGCTATTTTGCCATTTATGTTGGAGAACAAGAGAAGAAGCGGTTTGTGGTGTCTGTATCACTACTAAGCGAACCTACGTTTCAGGAGCTACTGCATCAGGCAGAAGAAGAGTTTGGCTACAACCATCCAATGGGCGGGCTCACGATTCCCTGTAGTGAAGATGTATTCACAGATCTGGCTTCTCGTTTGGGAGCATTTTGA